The Bdellovibrio bacteriovorus W nucleotide sequence TAGATGGGGAGATTACTTTCCAACCGGAACCATCATGAAACTGCACCTGTAGAACACGCACGTCGCCAAGTTTGGCATTGTATTTACTTCCGCCTGCGCAATTATGAATGCGAGAGTTATCAAAGGAGTCGATGAGTTTAAAAATGGGATCTGCAGGGAAGAGTTTGACTCCAGAACCGATGGGCACGTCAAAAACTCCGTTGGAGTTAACCATATTTACGCCATCTTTTTGCTCACGATAGATCACGCAATTCCCTATGGGATTTAAAATCTCAAATAGAAAACTGACATTATTATAGTTAAGACCTTTTCCTTTAGAGTCTAAGATTCTGCCCTGATATGTGAGTGAGTTTGGCGCTGCCTGCACACGGGGTGCAAACCACGGCAAAAGAAGAATAACCAGTAACGTCCAATAATTCATATGACTATTTTTCGGCATATCCAACGGACAGCTAAAGAAAATGTTAAGTAAAATGCATAAAACCGAGGCCTATTCAAAAGTAGAGGAGTGCAGGGCGTCTTTCAGAACCGAAAATATGTGTTATCCTTCTAGCTCGGCAAGGAGGCTTCAAAGTGAATCTTAAAGGTGGCGTGAACTTTAGATGCTTAGGCGGATATCGCAGCGACTGTGGTCGCACGGTAAAGTCGGGGATATTGTATCGTTCAGGGACATTGTCTCGCTTGACGAAAGAAGATCTCGAGCTTCTGGGGCGCTCTGAAATTTCTTTTATACTCGACTATAGGGACGAACAAGAATCAGCCAAGGACCAAGATCAGGTCTGGCAAGGGGTTCGTTATGAGTTATGGCCAGCCAACCCAAAGGATGAATCCAGCAGCGCCGCCGTGGGCGACTTTTTTTCAAACGATCATTTAGAGGCGTTGCCAGAGGACTTCATGGAGGTTCTCTATAAGAAGCTTCCGTTTGATAATAAAGCCTACCAAAGACTCTTTGAAGAGATGCGCAAGGGGAAGGGGATTGTTCAGCACTGTGCTGTTGGCAAAGATCGTACAGGCGTTGGTTCAGCACTATTACTTTTATCCCTGGGTGTTTCAGAAGATCAGGTCATCAGCGATTATCTCATTACAGAAAAAACTCTAGCACCTTACCGCGAGCATGTTTTTAAAGAACTAGGTTCGGGTTGGAGTGCCCGTGCTCAGGAAGTTTTTAGAACAATGATGAGTGCAAATGCAGACTGGTTAGAAGCAAGCTTTCAAGAAATTAAAAAGAAGTACCAAAACTGGGATTCTTATTTCGTTTCAGAGTACTCCTTGGATATGGAGCAGAGAGAATCTCTGAAAGGTGTTTATTTAGAGTAAGTCTTTAGGGACAGGGTGTTTCTAAAGACAGAGCAGCGGGCGTTTTAAGCTCCTTCGTCAAAGGTCTTGTACAAGAGTTCGACAAATTCGAAAACATTCTAGTTGTATTACAAATACTCCGATAGTTCTCATATGGATACAAAACGGGTGGACGAAGAGTATGTAGCATTGTCAAAGTCAGAGTTTATCGCAGGGACTTCTGCTCCTGCGGATATTTTTTTAAAACTCTCGGCGACAAACTATGTACTCTTATTAAAAGAGGGCCATACTGTTCTCTTTGATCAAATGCATTCTCCAGATAAAACCGAGTGGCTGTATGTACGTCGC carries:
- a CDS encoding tyrosine specific protein phosphatase (COG2365 Protein tyrosine/serine phosphatase), with amino-acid sequence MNLKGGVNFRCLGGYRSDCGRTVKSGILYRSGTLSRLTKEDLELLGRSEISFILDYRDEQESAKDQDQVWQGVRYELWPANPKDESSSAAVGDFFSNDHLEALPEDFMEVLYKKLPFDNKAYQRLFEEMRKGKGIVQHCAVGKDRTGVGSALLLLSLGVSEDQVISDYLITEKTLAPYREHVFKELGSGWSARAQEVFRTMMSANADWLEASFQEIKKKYQNWDSYFVSEYSLDMEQRESLKGVYLE